The sequence GATAACTATATATGGACATAAAGTATGAAAAGGCTTATTCAttcacaaaacatattttatcatATCATCATATTTGTAtacgttttgtgtgtgtgtgtgtgtgtgtgtgtgtgtgtgtgtgtgtgtgtgtgtgtgtgtgtgtgtgtgtgtgtgtgtgtgtgtgtgtaccctccAGATGTGTTACAGGCGTAACGGCCACAATGAGATGGACGATCCCATGTTCACTCAGCCTCCGATGTACAAGCAGATCAAGAAGCAGAAAGGAGTCCTCCAGAAATACTCTGAGAAACTCCTAGCAGAGGGAGCAGTCAGCAGACAGGACTATGAGGTAACACATTCTGCCATTTATACTATATACCCATATATAGTATAAATCATAAACAACAATATAAATCATAAACAACATGTTACATTcaggtaatttagcagacgctcttatccagagcgacttacagtaatgAGTGCATAGATTTTCATATTTGTTCGTACTGGTCCCCTTTGGGAATCGAACCCAAAACCCtaggcgttgcaagtgccatgctctaccaactgagtcacacaacCCTTACAAACCGTACAAACTTGTACTTAGATATCCTATTCTGCCCTCTGTCTTTACATAAAATACTATCCTGAATGAATGAAATAGAATGTACTTGCTGATTGACATGAGGTGGCAAGGGGGTGTTGTTGAGTATAACATCATTCAACATTAAATGGATATTAACCCTTCCCGTCTGGTGTTGAGTATAACTTCATTCAACATTAAATGGATATTAACCCTTCCCGTCTGGTGTTGAGTATAACATCATTCAACATTAAATGGATATTAACCCTTCCCGTCTGGTGTTGAGTATAACATCATTCAACATTAAATGGATATTAACCCTTCCCGTCTGGTGTTGAGTATAACTTCATTCAACATTAAATGGATATTAACCCTTCCCGTCTGGTGTTGAGTATAACATCATTCAACATTAAATGGATATTAACCCTTCCCGTCTGGTGTTGAGTATAACATCATTCAACATTAAATGGATATTAACCCTTCCCGTCTGGTGTTGAGTATAACATCATTCAACATTAAATGGATATTAACCCTTCCCGTCTGGTGTTGAGTATAACATCATTCAACATTAAATGGATATTAACCCTTCCCGTCTGGTGTTGAGTATAACTTCATTCAACATTAAATGGATATTAACCCTTCCCGTCTGGTGTTGAGTATAACTTCATTCAACATTAAATGGATATTAACCCTTCCCGTCTGGTGTTGAGTATAACTTCATTCAACATTAAATGGATATTAACCCTTCCCGTCTGGTGTTGAGTATAACATCATTCAACATTAAATGGATATTAACCCTTCCCGTCTGGTGTTGAGTATAACTTCATTCAACATTAAATGGATATTAACCCTTCCCGTCTGGTGTTGAGTATAACATCATTCAACATTAAATGGATATTAACCCTTCCTGTCTGGTGTTGAGTATAACATCATTCAACATTAAATGGATATTAACCCTTCCCGTCTGTAGGAGGAGATAGCCAAGTATGACAAGATCTGTGAGGAGGCTCACGCTCGCTCTAAAGACGAGAAGATTCTACACATCAAACACTGGCTGGACTCTCCCTGGGCCGGTcagtgtgtgtgctttgtgtgtgAGAAAACCTATGCTTTACAATATATAGTAAGtgcatatatgtgtatatgttaAAATCTATAATGTGTAGACAGACACTAACAACATGTATCTTTATccctcgctctgtgtgtgtgtgtgtgtgtgtgtgtgtgtgtgtgtgtgtgtgtgtgtgtaggtttctTCAATGTGGACGGCCAGCCTAAGAGTATGACCAGTCTGTCTACAGGCCTGCCTGAGGAGGAGCTGGTACACATAGGATACATCGCTTCATCTGTCCCTGTGGAAGACTTCACCATACACAGaggtactgataaacacacacacacaatacctgtGGAAGACAAGTACATATCCTCAtccatctatgtgtgtgtgtgtgtgtgtgtgtgtgtgtgtgtgtgtgtgtgtgtgtgtgtgtgtgtgtgtgtggttcaggtTTGAGTCGTATACTAACGGATCGTGTGGCGATGGTAGGCAGCGTGTGTGTGACCGGGCTCTAGGAGAGTACATGGCCTTTGGTTCGCTGCTCAAGGAGGGGACACACATACGTCTCAGCGGACAGGACTTAGAGAGGGGAACCTTCAGGTACTAATGTCACCCTTAAGGACTGCCTATGTCACTGTTATGACTATGTCGTGCGTAAGTCACTTGCTTGACAGTGTTGTGTAGTTTGAGTATTCTATAGTAAGGTGTCTTTCAGGAAACAAGGGTTACGTTCATAACTGGATGTTATGTCAGTTTAATGAACATGTAGCTCAATCAGTACTGTAACAAAATGGTGGTGTGTTAACTTTTCTCTCttgaccccactccctctctttttctctacccatccctctctatatttgcctctttctttcctttctctctctcccttcatctctctcctctctgtacagTCACACCATGTCCTGCATGACCAGAAGATTGATAGGAGGATCTGTATCCCCATGAACCACATCTCTCCTAACCAGGCTCCATACACCGTCTGCAACAGCTCTCTGTCGGAGTATTGTGGGGTTCTGTCATGAGTAtattataatatctttgtcaggaaCAAGTCAGTTCCTTGTTCCATCCTGCGGGGTGgtgcagtgaacccgtatatacgcaCACGGACGCACGCACAGTCTTGTTTTAATAAccctgtggggacacacaattgattccgattcaaaatcctattttccctaaaccttACCCTCACCCTtcaccctaacccttaccctataaccttaaacctaaccttaaccctaaacttaaccctataaccttaaacctaaccctaaaccttaccctaaacctataaccttaaacctaaccttaaacctaaccctataaccttaaacctaaccttaaacctaaccctaacttctaaccgttaacccttattctaaccctataACCCCTAGAAATAtactttttccttgtggggactggcAAAATGTGTCCAGTAaacatgtttgtttactattcttatgGGAAttccacaagtatagttaaacatgtacacacacagtacgtacatacagtatatgcacaCATTCATATGCATACAGATGCAGTCTATTATTTTGCGCCACAGCATTATGGGGGGTTGTCTGGCCACAGCATTATGGGGGGTTGTCTGGCCACAGCATTATGGGGGGTTGTCTGGCCACAGCATGCCACAGCATTATGGGGGGTTGTCTGGCCACAGCATTATGGGGGGTTGTCTGGCCACAGCATTATGGGGGGCTGTCTGGCCACAGCATGCCACAGCATTATGGGGGGCTGTCTGGCCACAGCATGCCCCACAGCATTATGGGGGGTTGTCTGGCCACAGCATGCCACAGCATTATGGGGGGGTTGTCTCTTTTGTTAGTTACTACCCTCATTCCTTCTGACCATAacaacccccatctctctctctctgcctctctctttgtccctgtccctctctctgcctctgtccctctctcctcctttatcTCTAGGATTTGAGCTGGGTTTTGCCATGGCCAGTCCCAATGCATtggtttatctctgtctctctaaatgTCGGTGTCCGTTTGGGAAGTTATCTGATGACACAAATGAACAATAAACGACGTATCCCATGATTCTTCACTCAGGGACCAGAGCACTCCTCGGCCCGACCAGAGAGGTTCCTGCAGATGTGTAACGAAGACCCAGATACCTACCCtgtaagtgtgtttgtgtatgtctgagagacagcgagagagagggagtctcTAAACTTGTGTGTTTATGACCTGTCCCGTCCTCTTTTTATTgattctctctgtcctccagctgATAGTCTCTGCTGCGCCACCCAGAGGCCAAGTCTCTGCTGCGCCACCCAGAGGCCAAGTCTCTGCTGCGCCACCCAGAGGCCAAGTCTCTGCTGCGCCACCCAGAGGCCAAGTCTCTGCTGCGCCACCCAGAGGCCAAGTCTCTGCTGCGCCACCCAGAGGCCAAGTCTCTGCTGCGCCACCCAGAGGCCAAGTCTCTGCTGCGCCACCCAGAGGCCAAGTCTCTGCTGCGCCACCCAGAGGCCAAGTCTCTGCTGCGCCACCAAGAGGCCAAGTCTCTGCTGCGCCACCCAGAGGCCAAGTCTCTGCTGCGCCACCAAGAGGCCAAGTCTCTGCTGCTCCACCCAGAGGCCAAGTCTCTGCTGCGCCACCCAGAGGCCAAGTCTCTGCTGCGCCACCCAGAGGCCAAGTCTCTGCTGCGCCACCAAGAGGCCAAGTCTCTGCTGCGCCACCCAGAGGCCAAGTCTCTGCTGCGCCACCAAGAGGCCAAGTCTCTGCTGCTCCACCCAGAGGCCAAGTCTCTGCTGCGCCACCCAGAGGCCAAGTCTCTGCTGCGCCACCAAGAGGCCAAGTCTCTGCTGCGCCACCAAGAGGCCAAGTCTCTGCTGCGCCACCCAGAGGCCAAGTCTCTGCTGCGCCACCCAGAGGCCAAGTCCAGCTTTGATGACATGCTGCcaggtgagagatggagggatggaaggatggagggagagagtgggagatgaGTGGGGCTCATTGGGTTttgaggaggcgaggagagaggatgtgaggaCTCAAGGAAAGATGATTTGAGAAAGAGCCAGTGTCTCTGACACGTGTGTGTTTCAGGTACCCACTTCCAGCGTCTGATCCCAGACAGTGGTCCTGTGTGTGAGAACCCAAAGGGGGTGAAAAGGATTGTGTTCTGTACTGGGAGGTCTACTATGAACTGACCCGAGAACGCAACAACAGAGGCAATGATGATACTGTGGCCATTGCGCGCATagagcaggtacacacacacacacatttccaatctcacctctctctcttcctccagctCTCTCCGTTTCCGTTTGACCAGGTGAAAGTGGAGACAGATCGTTATCCTAACGCTGACCTGGTGTGGTTCCAGGAAGAACACAAGAACCAGGCTTACTATGACTGTCAAACCCCGCCTACGAACCAACGTTGACCGCACCCGCCCCGTTTGGTACAACCCACCCTCCTTCACTCACACCTGCTCTGGGAAAGAGATCATTGAATGATTTGATGAAACACAGGGGGAATAGACTTGTGTTTTGTATTAATTGTGGGCTTCATtcttttgtgtgtatgtgtaggtatgCTGGTCGTGGGCCAGCAGCAGCTCCAGCTACGGGGAACAAAGCAGCTCACCTGGTGGAATTACAACGCTTCCTAGATACAGCTTTTAACCTGGACGCATTTACTGAACAGTCCTAACACACTTATACACTATACCCTAATCCCTATACCCTACACCTTAACCTTACCTCACCTGGTGGAGTTACAACACTTTCTAGATACAGCTTTTAACCAGCTTTTAGCCCACTGATATCCTAACCCCTAGACCCTGGGCTACACCCTACCCTTACCTCATTCTGCTGAAGTTACACCGCTTTTTAGTCAGGTTTTCACCTGGATGCATACATTTGAGTTTTAGCTCACttaaaccctacaccctaacccctacccttatCCCTAAACCAGCATACACTGGATCGTCTGCTATAGAAGACTTTAGATTCCGGGATACGCACACTGACCATAGGTCCTCTTGAACTGTTGAATCATGGGGGAAATGTCCATGGAGTCTGACAAACAATGGACCCATATTATCAACCATACAAATACTTTTGTACattttcctctctcccttctcattcTCTATCTTCTCCATCCGTCTTTTCACCCTCCTTCCTTTATTCTCCCCActcatcctcttctctctctcctcttgaccaatcactctctccctctgttttctcctcctctcttctcctccctctcttccacctccTGTGCCAAATGTAAACAAGCTGTTAAGAGATTACTTGATGAGAAATGACtattatattattatactatTACATTATTATACTTTTATATTATATCAAACATTGTATAAGATCC is a genomic window of Salvelinus alpinus chromosome 18, SLU_Salpinus.1, whole genome shotgun sequence containing:
- the ogdhb gene encoding LOW QUALITY PROTEIN: 2-oxoglutarate dehydrogenase complex component E1 (The sequence of the model RefSeq protein was modified relative to this genomic sequence to represent the inferred CDS: inserted 6 bases in 4 codons); amino-acid sequence: MCLVCVCVCARVSLTHVCVHFTNTCVCLSLSLCPPDISGYKERLYDLTAGGFYGLDESDLDKVFWLPTTTIIGGSESVLPLXEIISHLEMAYCQSIGVEFMFINDLEQCQWIRQKFERPGVMQFTLEEKRTLLTRMVRSTRFKEFLQRKWSSEKRFGLEGCESLIPALKTIIDKSSMNGVESIIMGMPHRYCYHGEVNVLANVIRKKLDQIFCQFDSKLEAADEGSGDVKYHLGMWHRRINRVTDRNIPLSLMANPFHLEAVDPVVQGKTKAEQFYCGDTEGKRVMSILLHGDAAFAGQGVVYETFHLSDLPSYTTHCTVHVVVNNQVGFTTDPRVARSSSYPTDVAKVVNAPIFHVNADDPEAVMYVCNVAAEWRATFHKDVVVDLMCYRRNGHNEMDDPMFTQPPMYKQIKKQKGVLQKYSEKLLAEGAVSRQDYEEEIAKYDKICEEAHARSKDEKILHIKHWLDSPWAGFFNVDGQPKSMTSLSTGLPEEELVHIGYIASSVPVEDFTIHRGLSRILTDRVAMVXQRVCDRALGEYMAFGSLLKEGTHIRLSGQDLERGTFSHTMSCMTRRLIGGSGPEHSSARPERFLQMCNEDPDTYPSLLRHPEAKSLLRHPEAKSLLRHPEAKSLLRHPEAKSLLRHPEAKSLLRHPEAKSLLRHPEAKSLLRHPEAKSLLRHPEAKSLLRHQEAKSLLRHPEAKSLLRHQEAKSLLLHPEAKSLLRHPEAKSLLRHPEAKSLLRHQEAKSLLRHPEAKSLLRHQEAKSLLLHPEAKSLLRHPEAKSLLRHQEAKSLLRHQEAKSLLRHPEAKSLLRHPEAKSSFDDMLPGTHFQRLIPDSGPVCENPKGVKRIVFCTGXVYYELTRERNNRGNDDTVAIARIEQLSPFPFDQVKVETDRYPNADLVWFQEEHKNQAYYDXVKPRLRTNVDRTRPVWYAGRGPAAAPATGNKAAHLVELQRFLDTAFNLDAFTEQS